The Anoplolepis gracilipes chromosome 14, ASM4749672v1, whole genome shotgun sequence genome includes a window with the following:
- the LOC140673567 gene encoding prohormone-2 isoform X1 produces the protein MTYNWAWLLLLFSLVSIGICLPTSLIEDVKKADQAMKPKSKRTQEMLMFGNQQNRQVNAAAGESFTSNAEKRTLASSGLGGLKAALAEDDKPSQAKSSSSSMYEHETYSPYDKNYDYGKVLMNEVEEDGPRVWDVPPYSRYYTGEDRRKRSDKSTVTAQSSSSTTLQPPTSSYVSSKLRRPIPTLSPVQPQVKRSVPFYQEPRFKRELPLDIDPEDVLTLLSLWENERRNGNWRNYAKEEYENMIDDRYIDEEDTRNDYILALPWLDAPVYPSRHYDTLSPSDIGIVRTHPPSYYDQLDQQYEGTAQYGGSEYGNSQYDFVYPQRAYYPHEKRFMVSKKRTQSYNPYSTAQLQLSSQPRSYQYPHRVVY, from the exons ATGACGTACAACTGGGCGtggttgctgctgctgttctCGCTAGTCTCGATAGGCATATGCTTGCCCACGAGCTTGATCGAGGACGTGAAGAAAGCGGATCAGGCCATGAAACCAAAAT CGAAACGAACGCAGGAGATGCTGATGTTTGGCAATCAGCAGAATCGACAAGTTAACGCTGCCGCCGGTGAATCCTTCACGTCGAATGCAGAGAAAC GAACTCTTGCTTCCTCAGGACTGGGAGGCTTAAAAGCAGCTCTTGCGGAGGATGATAAACCATCCCAGGCCAAATCATCTAGCAGCTCCATGTATGAGCATGAGACATATTCGCCATATGACAAGAATTACGA CTACGGTAAAGTTCTCATGAATGAGGTCGAGGAAGATGGACCGCGCGTGTGGGACGTACCACCGTATTCTCGATACTACACGGGCGAGGATCGGCGCAAGAGATCGGATAAGTCCACCGTGACCGCACAGTCGAGCAGCAGCACGACGTTGCAGCCTCCGACTAGCTCGTATGTGTCGTCTAAATTGAGACGTCCCATACCTACCCTGTCACCGGTGCAGCCTCAAGTTAAGAGGAG cgTCCCATTCTATCAAGAACCGCGATTCAAACGAGAACTACCCCTGGACATTGATCCTGAAGACGTATTGACCCTACTGTCATTGTGGGAGAATGAACGACGTAACGG AAACTGGCGCAACTATGCTAAAGAGGAATACGAGAATATGATAGATGATCGTTACATTGACGAGGAAGACACTAGAAACG ATTACATTTTAGCTCTTCCATGGTTAGACGCCCCGGTATATCCCTCTCGACATTACGACACGTTGTCACCTTCCGACATCGGAATAGTCCGAACTCACCCACCCAGCTATTATGACCAGTTGGATCAACAGTACGAAGGTACTGCTCAATACGGTGGTTCTGAATATGGTAATTCGCAGTACGATTTCGTTTACCCTCAGCGTGCCTACTATCCTCACGAGAAGAGGTTTATGGTGTCTAAAAAGCGAACACAG agCTATAATCCATACTCCACGGCTCAGCTGCAATTAAGCTCCCAGCCGCGAAGTTATCAATATCCCCATCGCGTTGTCTATTAA
- the LOC140673567 gene encoding prohormone-2 isoform X2: MTYNWAWLLLLFSLVSIGICLPTSLIEDVKKADQAMKPKSKRTQEMLMFGNQQNRQVNAAAGESFTSNAEKRTLASSGLGGLKAALAEDDKPSQAKSSSSSMYEHETYSPYDKNYDYGKVLMNEVEEDGPRVWDVPPYSRYYTGEDRRKRSDKSTVTAQSSSSTTLQPPTSSYVSSKLRRPIPTLSPVQPQVKRSVPFYQEPRFKRELPLDIDPEDVLTLLSLWENERRNGNWRNYAKEEYENMIDDRYIDEEDTRNALPWLDAPVYPSRHYDTLSPSDIGIVRTHPPSYYDQLDQQYEGTAQYGGSEYGNSQYDFVYPQRAYYPHEKRFMVSKKRTQSYNPYSTAQLQLSSQPRSYQYPHRVVY, from the exons ATGACGTACAACTGGGCGtggttgctgctgctgttctCGCTAGTCTCGATAGGCATATGCTTGCCCACGAGCTTGATCGAGGACGTGAAGAAAGCGGATCAGGCCATGAAACCAAAAT CGAAACGAACGCAGGAGATGCTGATGTTTGGCAATCAGCAGAATCGACAAGTTAACGCTGCCGCCGGTGAATCCTTCACGTCGAATGCAGAGAAAC GAACTCTTGCTTCCTCAGGACTGGGAGGCTTAAAAGCAGCTCTTGCGGAGGATGATAAACCATCCCAGGCCAAATCATCTAGCAGCTCCATGTATGAGCATGAGACATATTCGCCATATGACAAGAATTACGA CTACGGTAAAGTTCTCATGAATGAGGTCGAGGAAGATGGACCGCGCGTGTGGGACGTACCACCGTATTCTCGATACTACACGGGCGAGGATCGGCGCAAGAGATCGGATAAGTCCACCGTGACCGCACAGTCGAGCAGCAGCACGACGTTGCAGCCTCCGACTAGCTCGTATGTGTCGTCTAAATTGAGACGTCCCATACCTACCCTGTCACCGGTGCAGCCTCAAGTTAAGAGGAG cgTCCCATTCTATCAAGAACCGCGATTCAAACGAGAACTACCCCTGGACATTGATCCTGAAGACGTATTGACCCTACTGTCATTGTGGGAGAATGAACGACGTAACGG AAACTGGCGCAACTATGCTAAAGAGGAATACGAGAATATGATAGATGATCGTTACATTGACGAGGAAGACACTAGAAACG CTCTTCCATGGTTAGACGCCCCGGTATATCCCTCTCGACATTACGACACGTTGTCACCTTCCGACATCGGAATAGTCCGAACTCACCCACCCAGCTATTATGACCAGTTGGATCAACAGTACGAAGGTACTGCTCAATACGGTGGTTCTGAATATGGTAATTCGCAGTACGATTTCGTTTACCCTCAGCGTGCCTACTATCCTCACGAGAAGAGGTTTATGGTGTCTAAAAAGCGAACACAG agCTATAATCCATACTCCACGGCTCAGCTGCAATTAAGCTCCCAGCCGCGAAGTTATCAATATCCCCATCGCGTTGTCTATTAA
- the Nito gene encoding RNA-binding protein spenito, producing the protein MIGLPRDDRHKITVKIRNNMKRSSSRDTPPPRVKRSRSSMGRYEDSSDERITPERIRRRSRGARSPSPPTRASSHARYVESSSHRDEYLRAPRDMPRERPYSYKVLCVSSIHPKASDEMIKDTLYREYKKFGDYSIQISHEPEERVAYVCFRSSEDARDAKHAKPRIIIYDKMAIVEPVYDRAESYRRPRSITPPDYERYYPRSPGPTDRHRQIERYDRVYGPPVNLPPHREMRRETIPPPHHEFVRPPIHPHGPPHVHPGPPHHYGPPRHMMIRHPGHGGFERVENKKDKFPNYLHHVSPEDDPLATRTLFAGNLEINITEEELRRIFSKYGIVDDIDIKRPPPGTGNAYAFVRFQTLDMAHRCKVELSGQYIGKFQCKIGYGKATPTTRIWVGGLGPWTSVPQLEREFDRFGAIKKIDYIKGDSNAYILYDSIDAAQAAVKEMRGFPLGGPDRRLRVDFADVTSGFGFKPRPYPEENSDFRPRPVDYESPYDPYGPEGEFSYGPRSFRGGRGNASWHDRRGNTRGGYRGSYPEGYMRDEADWPSRRPPPELEYETPRGLRRSLSREPGVDRSRSRSPRRRQMDSDSDSENTRTGMLSTSRTLPDVARKSIAVWQGALILKNSLFPAKFHLTDGETEIIDSLMKDEEGKHMLRITQRLRLDQPKLDDVSKRIQTSSSHAIFLGLAGSSTAITNDDANVQTRPLRNLVSYLKQKEAAGVISLLNKDTEGTGVLYAFPPCAFSTELLKRTCPSLSEESLKEDHLVIVVVKGGSA; encoded by the exons ATGATTGGGCTTCCACGGGACGATCGACACAAAATCACGGTCAAGATCCGCAACAACATGAAGAGGAGCTCGAGTCGCGATACTCCACCTCCTCGCGTGAAGCGGAGCCGATCCTCGATGGGACG ATATGAGGATTCCAGCGATGAACGTATCACTCCAGAGAGAATTCGACGGCGAAGCCGAGGCGCTAGAAGTCCCAGCCCGCCAACGCGAGCTTCTTCTCACGCGCGCTACGTCGAGTCCAGTTCGCATCGCGACGAGTACTTACGCGCGCCGCGCGATATGCCACGCGAACGGCCCTATAGCTATAAGGTCCTCTGCGTCAGTTCCATTCATCCAAAGGCCAGCGACGAGATGATCAAAGATACCTTATACAGGGAATACAAGAAATTCGGCGACTACTCGATTCAAATCTCACACGAACCGGAGGAGCGTGTCGCATACGTCTGTTTTAGAAGTTCGGAAGATGCCCGAGATGCGAAACACGCAAAGCCACGTATCATCATATAcgataagatggccatagtagAACCGGTGTATGACAGGGCCGAGAGTTATCGCCGTCCGCGATCCATCACCCCTCCGGACTACGAGAGATATTACCCACGGTCTCCGGGACCTACAGATAGGCACAGACAGATCGAGAGATACGACCGCGTGTACGGGCCACCGGTGAATCTACCACCGCATCGGGAGATGCGTCGCGAAACTATTCCACCGCCGCATCACGAATTTGTTCGACCTCCGATACATCCTCATGGACCGCCGCATGTTCATCCGGGGCCGCCGCATCATTACGGTCCGCCTCGACACATGATGATACGTCATCCGGGACATGGGGGATTTGAACGTGTAGAGAACAAGAAAGACAAGTTCCCCAATTATCTGCATCACGTGTCGCCGGAGGATGATCCACTCGCGACTCGAACTCTGTTTGCTGGTAATTTGGAGATTAACATTACGGAGGAGGAACTGCGTCGTATTTTCAGCAAGTACGGCATTGTCGATGACATTGATATAAAGCGTCCGCCACCGGGTACAGGAAACGCATACGCCTTCGTGCGTTTCCAGACCCTAGACATGGCGCATCGATGTAAGGTCGAATTGTCAGGTCAGTATATCGGCAAATTCCAATGTAAGATTGGCTATGGAAAAGCGACCCCGACTACTCGGATATGGGTGGGTGGATTAGGACCATGGACTTCCGTGCCGCAGTTGGAACGAGAGTTTGATAGGTTCGGTGCAATCAAGAAAATCGACTACATCAAGGGTGACAGCAATGCTTATATACTTTACGATTCCATCGATGCCGCGCAAGCGGCCGTCAAAGAGATGCGCGGTTTCCCGCTTGGTGGACCGGATCGTCGATTAAGAGTTGATTTTGCTGATGTGACATCAGGCTTCGGTTTCAAGCCTAGACCATATCCCGAGGAGAATAGTGACTTTAGACCTCGTCCAGTCGATTATGAATCGCCCTATGATCCATATGGGCCTGAGGGAGAATTCAGTTACGGACCGAGAAGCTTCCGTGGTGGCAGAGGTAACGCATCCTGGCACGACCGAAGAGGAAATACTCGAGGTGGTTACAGAGGTTCTTATCCCGAGGGTTACATGCGCGATGAGGCTGACTGGCCGAGCAGAAGACCACCGCCTGAATTAGAGTACGAGACGCCACGTGGACTACGAAGATCATTGTCGCGCGAACCTGGAGTGGACAGATCGAGGTCGCGTTCGCCTCGGAGACGGCAAATGGATTCGGACTCGGACTCCGAGAATACTCGCACCGGAATGTTGTCGACGTCTCGTACTCTACCGGACGTCGCGCGCAAATCTATCGCTGTTTGGCAGGGTGCATTAATATTGAAGAACTCGCTGTTTCCGGCCAAGTTCCATCTGACGGACGGTGAAACAGAGATAATTGACTCCCTCATGAAAGACGAGGAGGGTAAACATATGTTACGAATAACACAGCGGCTACGTCTCGATCAACCAAAACTGGACGATGTGTCTAAACGTATTCAAACGTCGAGCTCGCATGCCATTTTCCTAGGTCTGGCTGGCTCGAGCACTGCGATCACGAATGACGATGCTAATGTGCAGACACGACCACTGCGTAATCTGGTTTCTTATTTGAAGCAAAAGGAAGCCGCTGGTGTGATATCGCTGTTAAATAAGGACACTGAGGGTACCGGTGTTCTTTACGCTTTCCCGCCTTGTGCATTTTCAACGGAACTTTTGAAACGCACATGCCCTAGTTTAAGCGAAGAAAGTCTTAAGGAGGACCACTTGGTAATTGTAGTGGTTAAGGGGGGTAGCGCCTAA
- the LOC140673560 gene encoding ATP-dependent DNA helicase DDX11 codes for MEPPQEFLFPFPAYQIQKQFMKELYNCLENRKLGLFESPTGTGKSLSIICGTLKWLIDHEKWKKQELTSIIAEIDNKIKTCEKSSDDWFTVQTQQIELNSQRESSQTKLNALLEYEGEREKFKKIVESKKAQAKTIGKIKRHPTTKFIESNKTKEIDLDICDTEKDLILDEALSNSESSEEEDTEEPLFKNTKIFFCSRTHSQLTQFVHELKRSPYSQDISVVPLSSRQNYCINNSVKRLKHISLVNETCLQLQKKKATVKKEKELKRLKTTSGCPFLPGDQKLLMAEVLTNIQDIEEIAQKGQENNTCPYYGSRKSLQSGQLILVPYNSILHKSTRDSLGIDLRGNILIIDEAHNLLDAIERMHSSVITGRNLLHCYSQLSQYQKRFESMFSAKSVLYLGQLSFCLKKLLTLFGATTKSHPNDVIDKTVTSKLYKIEEFELVTEIDTVNIFKLLEFVKASKLIHKLQGFVEQYGSSIKINEQKIKKSGITEFLNSIKNKDTLVQGTTNIADILDNNEEQTSNPLMAILSFLECLKNRCTDGRICILPDATIGQGIIKFLLLNPATHFHDIVRDARSVVLAGGTMEPMSEFIDQLFLMAGAMPDRIMTFSCDHVIPKENIISNVVIRGPTGIEFEFNFHNRQNTKLLDELGRALLNLCNIVPAGIVVFFPSYSYEDIVFKHLDKSGIVSKISVKKHIYREPKLASQVNVILDQYAQSIKKPQSPCNGSLLFSVVGGKLSEGLNFSDDLGRCVIVVGLPYPNIKSPELQEKMKYLNENVKPDAGSSFYENSCMKAVNQCIGRSVRHINDYSTVVLLDKRYSHKVKVLPQWIQRSVTINDSFGPVIGNIATFFSAKRTKQSNL; via the exons ATGGAACCACCGCAAGAATTTCTATTTCCTTTTCCAGCATATCAAATTCAAAAGCAATTTATGAAGGAACTGTACAATTGTTTAGAAAATCGTAAATTAGGTCTCTTTGAAAGTCCAACTGGTACTGGAAAATCTTTATCTATCATTTGTGGTACGCTTAAATGGTTAATAGATCATGAGAAATGGAAGAAACAGGAATTAACTTCCATAATTGcagaaatagataataaaataaagacttGTGAAAAGTCGTCTGATGATTGGTTTACAGTGCAAACACAACAGATTGAGTTAAATAGTCAAAGAGAGTCATCGCAAACTAAATTAAATGCCCTTCTTGAATATGAAGGTGAgagagaaaagtttaaaaagataGTTGAATCAAAGAAGGCTCAAGCTAAAACAATTGGGAAAATAAAGCGACACCCCACGACAAAGTTTATAGAGtctaataaaacaaaagaaattgaCTTGGATATATGTGATACTGAAAAGGATCTAATCTTGGACGAAGCATTATCAAATTCAGAGAGTTCTGAAGAAGAAGATACAGAAGAaccattatttaaaaacaccaAGATCTTCTTCTGTTCCAGAACACATTCACAGTTGACACAGTTTGTGCATGAGTTGAAGAGATCTCCCTATTCTCAAGATATTTCTGTGGTGCCACTCTCGTCAAG ACAAAATTACTGCATTAACAATAGTGTCAAGAGATTAAAACATATCAGTTTAGTTAATGAAACCTGTTTACagttacaaaagaaaaaggcTACTGTTAAGAAGGAAAAGGAGCTTAAGAGATTAAAAACCACAAGTGGTTGCCCCTTTTTGCCAGGTGATCAGAAATTGCTAATGGCTGAAGTTCTAACAAATATTCAAGATATCGAAGAGATTGCACAAAAAGGACAGGAAAATAATACTTGTCCATATTATGGCTCAAGAAAATCTTTGCAAAGTGGACAGTTAATATTGGTTCCATACAATTCCATACTACATAAGAGCACGAGAGACAGTTTAGGAATAGATTTgagaggaaatattttaataatagatgaaGCTCATAATTTACTGGATGCCATTGAAAGAATGCATAGTTCTGTAATTACAGGAAGAAATCTGCTCCACTGTTACAGTCAATTGTCACAGTATCAGAAAAG ATTTGAATCTATGTTCTCAGCTAaaagtgtattatatttaGGTCAACTAAGTTTTTGCTTAAAGAAACTTTTAACTCTCTTTGGAGCAACAACAAAATCTCATCCCAATGACGTGATTGATAAAACAGTAAcatcgaaattatataaaatagaggaATTTGAACTGGTTACAGAGATTGATacagtaaatattttcaagctGTTGGAGTTTGTTAAAGCTTCGAAACTCATTCATAAATTACAAGGATTTGTCGAGCAGTATGGCAGTAGCATAAAAATCAATgaacagaaaataaagaaatctgGTATTACTGAATTtctaaattcaattaaaaacaaagataCATTAGTTCAAGGAACTACCAATATTGCGGATATACTGGATAACAATGAAGAGCAAACAAGCAATCCATTGATGGCAATTTTGAGTTTCCTAGAGTGCCTAAAGAATAGATGCACAGATGGCAGAATATGCATTTTACCTGATGCTACTATTGGACaaggaattataaaatttctattgctAAATCCAGCGACACATTTTCACGATATTG TGAGAGATGCCAGATCGGTGGTACTGGCTGGTGGCACAATGGAGCCAATGTCCGAATTCATAGATCAACTGTTCCTAATGGCAGGTGCAATGCCAGATAGAATTATGACATTTTCGTGCGATCACGTAATTcctaaagaaaatattatatccaaCGTCGTGATACGTGGTCCGACTGGAATTGAAttcgaatttaattttcataatcgacaaaatacaaaattg CTAGATGAATTAGGTAGAGCTCTATTAAATTTGTGCAACATTGTGCCAGCTGGAATTGTTGTATTTTTTCCATCTTATAGCTATGAAGATATAGTATTTAAGCATTTAGATAAATCTGGCATTGTATCAAAAATTTCTGTGAAGAAACATATCTATCGTGAACCTAAATTAGCATcacaa gtaaatgtaatattagatCAATATGCACAATCCATCAAGAAGCCACAATCTCCATGTAATGGATCATTGCTGTTTAGTGTAGtcg GTGGTAAATTAAGTGAAGGTTTAAACTTTTCTGACGATTTGGGTCGATGTGTTATAGTCGTTGGTTTGCCATATCCTAACATCAAATCACCAGAATTGCAAGAgaagatgaaatatttaaatgaaaatgtg AAACCAGACGCCGGAAGCAGTTTTTACGAAAACTCGTGCATGAAAGCAGTTAATCAATGTATCGGCCGATCTGTTCGTCATATCAATGATTATTCGACGGTTGTATTGCTAGATAAACGTTATTCTCATAAAGTCAAAGTATTACCTCAATGGATTCAACGTTCTGTGACGATAAATGATTCATTTGGACCTGTAATTGGTAACATTGCCACATTTTTTTCAGCGAAACGAACTAAACAGTCTAATCTGTGA
- the LOC140673571 gene encoding galactose mutarotase, translating into MINKNRIEITVISWGATIVSLKYPDKFGRIADVVLGFDDLKSYTNPRINPFIGCVLGRCANRIRDGCIVIKGKTYQLTQNDFNRHHLHGGAKGFGRRLWDSYIDGCSVVMTYLSEDGEEGYPGAVLSTVRFKLTPDNQLEIGIRATTTDFTIVNISHGSLFNLAGHDAGKKELIKHKISLNCDRWTFSDYTDPIPTGSIRGVGGTIMDLRIPKFLESCIEKVPPGEGYDHNFCVTPNWHGGSTHVARAIHPESGRVLEVYSNQPGVQFYTGGRLSTNIASEVLSIYN; encoded by the exons ATGATTAATAAGAATCGCATAGAAATTACCGTCATTTCTTGGGGTGCCACGATTGTCTCGTTAAAATATCCCGACAAGTTTGGACGCATCGCGGATGTTGTACTTGGTTTCGACGATTTGAAGA GTTACACGAATCCCAGGATTAATCCATTCATAGGCTGCGTCTTGGGTAGATGTGCGAATCGCATAAGAGATGGTTGTATTGTCATCAAGGGCAAAACTTACCAGCTTACACAGAACGACTTCAACAGACATCATCTGCACGGAGGT gCGAAGGGCTTCGGCCGACGATTATGGGACTCGTATATCGACGGCTGCTCAGTCGTCATGACTTACTTGAGCGAAGACGGCGAAGAGGGATATCCTGGTGCAGTGTTGAGCACGGTGAGATTCAAGTTGACACCTGATAATCAGCTAGAAATAGGTATCCGGGCAACCACAACGGATTTCACAATAGTCAACATCTCACACGGCTCCTTGTTCAACCTCGCCGGACAT GACGCTGGTAAGAAGGAATTAATAAAGCATAAAATCTCATTGAACTGCGATCGCTGGACCTTCTCGGATTATACTGATCCGATACCAACCGGCAGTATCCGAGGAGTCGGAGGAACCATCATGGATCTACGTATACCGAAGTTTCTGGAGAGCTGTATCGAGAAG GTTCCTCCAGGAGAAGGGTATGATCATAATTTCTGTGTCACTCCAAACTGGCATGGAGGTAGCACACATGTTGCTCGAGCCATTCATCCAGAAAGCGGTCG TGTTCTAGAAGTTTATTCCAATCAGCCCGGTGTACAGTTTTATACAGGTGGCCGTCTATCAACAAACATTGCTTCTGAGGTActgtcaatttataattaa